TACTCACAGCTGAAGTAccaatttactttttttaagataaatatttGCATGTCCAGTTGGAGTGAGGGATTGTTTGGGAACCAAAATTGATTGAGTTAAAGTCACTTGTAGAATTGTAGATTTTGCGTTAGGTAAAAAATTCAAACATGGATTGTTTGAATTTATTTGTGAGTTGGGTACCCATTGCACCCTTTTGTTGTAAAAATATCTTTTGGctaaccaaaaaaaaattcaaaactaatTTTACTCAAAATCAATTCGTTGCAGATGCGATCTCATTTATAACTTTAAAATAACAATCTCAAATTCTATCTGTTATTCTTGTTAGTTATTATCTAAGGTCTACAATTAACCCCTCGATCTGTTTTCGTTTTTCATTCACTTTGTTCCACTCACTCAGTCTTGTTACTTTTATGCTGTTTGGCAATTCAGATCTCAGTGCTGCAGTCCAAAGTGGTGAGTTGCAGAAACTTCTCAGTGCAAGTTGATGTTGCACTAGAGATTTGGGAGCATTAGCATTGTAGCTTCTACTATTTATTGGTATGTGGGGACTGACATCTTTCATTGTTGATGAGGTTTTCAAGCTTATAGCAGCATAGtacatttcttttatttttggttATTTAGGCGACAGTGTGTATTCTTTAGTACAGGAATAACCTGTCGTTTCTTCATTCTGCTTCGAATCCGCATGGATTCTTCATAAAGAAATGTAGGACTCTTGAAAGGATGGGCTGTGAAACGTTGAGTTTGAGCTCTAGTTGGTATATTTTTCTTTGGGTTAAACTGTTGATTACTTgtgaatttcaattttattgatcgtgcttataaatataaaaatgaaagacAAATAGAATGCCAATTTTAGACCCCGGCTACAACAAACTCAGTAAAGCAATATTTCTCCTTCATTGATTGAAGTTTTGGTGAATCAACCCCATATGATGGCGTGGAGACATAAAGATGGCTGAAATATTGTTTCCAGCTAGGAAATTATGATCCTAAGAATGAGCCAAGGTCAAACTGTCCTGTCTTACTCAGTTTACACTCATGAACTATTATTCAACCAGGCACAAAACAGAATAATAAGACATGTTACATTGGCAATTAAAAATCTAAATCAGTGGGTAGGTGCACCATATATATGACAAGTTTTGCATTATATGATATTAATCTCGGAGCAATTAAACTGAATACAGATATACACATGCTatgaaaactataaaataatagTGTGACGTTTTCTGGAAGCTGTTGTGCCATATAGGGCTGAGAGGCTGAATACACGTTACCGCCACTGCATAGCTCGATTCAAAGCACTCCTTGAATTAAACCACTAGTGTTTTATCCACTATCACTTCATCAGGACACAGCTACAGACTCGGGCCTCCATTTGCCTCTTTTTGCACAGAGTACACCCTCTTTTATTTTGTCAAATAATATTTCCCAATGTAGAGACTTTAACAAAGTTTCCACTTCGCTGAGGGTGGAAGTTTCATCACGGACAATCAGTTTACCTCCCGGTCTAATTATTCTATCCACCTCTGCCATAACAGCAGTTAGTTTGCACCTAAGGAGCCAAAACAGCAGAAATGGGTCAGCATAATGCAGTTATTCTAGTATGAGTGAAAATTTAAGGATCATACTACTTCCATCCATACCTATCTTTTAACTTTGAGAAAAGATTATCTGCATGCAGCAGATCATAAGATCTTGGATACGTGCTGAAGGATTCACACCAGTCATGATATATCCCAAAAAGACCTCTCTCATAGATGACGGGAAGTGTGTCCGGAGTATCTACGGTCACCACATTCAACACCCAGACGGGAAGATCCCTTAGAGCTGCCGCAAATCTGCACGAACGAGACTGAGATTGAGGATTTCATATGTATAAGAATGTAGAATAGTTGTACCCTAAGTTGAATCAATACCCCCCGTAAATGGATCGCATATCCATGACATTTCTCACGTTAGACCAAGTTATACCAATGTTGCTCAACTCATCTACAACATTTTTCCAACGATTAGTATCTGCTGTAAAATCTTGGGGAGCTGGTTTTCCATAGATCCCAATCTGCGAGTTGTTTAACCAATATGGGGGTTTATTTACTCGACGAGGCCAAGCTTCAGGCCATTTGGCTCCTCTCTCATTCTTGTCCACAGGCACCCTGTGTATGCATGCCTGCAGAGGTACATACCTGAAATATAGTAAAATCGACAGGTGTCATGTTCTAAACTGATCCAATATCAACCATACTGCGAGAGATTTACCAGGCAGCATTTGGATCGTCATCATCCTTGCACAGTGGAGGTTCACTTTGCTCCCTTTGGTCGTAGCATTCGTTGGTTGTGGGTTTGCGATAAACGGCGGCACCAACACGATTCAGTTCATCTTTGTTGATGGTCACAAGCTCCCAACAAATGGACTTTGTGAGTATGGTCATTTCTGGAAGAACATTATAGGATGTCAGTGACTCTTAAATCGTGGAGTTAATTAtcttgtaaaaaataaaaatcaaagatATGATATGTAATAATCCTACCCTTCCATATCTCGACATCTTCTTCAAGCTTCTGGTACACAGGAGTTGCAGACCAAACAAAATGGCCACCTGGTCTCAAAAGCCGATTTAGTTCCAACAGCAACATGCCACCTAGAAAAGAGTTTCACATTATTCAACAATCATGGTTTGCACAAAACTCAACCATTATGAACAATCAATAGGAGTTAGTAACACCAACCATCTGAATGCCAAGGTACTCGACAACGTGCACAATGTACAAGATCAAAGACACGACTGGGGAATGGCAGCCTTTGAGAACCCATAACAGCAGATATGGCAGGAATCCCTCTTTCAAGGGCAAATTGCACTTGTGCTTCATGTTCGTCTTTAGGAGCAAAAGACATTGCAATAACATCTCTCTCGAATAGAAACCCTCCAAAACTACCAACCCCACACCCAACATCCAAGACTACCCGTGTATGTTTTCCCCATGCAATAGAAGGTTCAGCCTGCGTGAGTCAAATTATAAAACCACTGAGCAGAAATTATGATTTATTAGCAGTATAAGTATGGTTTTCTCATTCTGACATTTGTAATACATAAATGTTACATGCTGGGTATTAAGTTTTAACGAATGGCATAGTTATTAAATTGAAATTGTGATTACCCGTTGAACAAAATCAATGTAATGGAGAGCTCCATTAATGAACTGAGTGCCACCTCCAGGGAAGGTCAAGAACTCTCCGGTCACCTTCACCCAGTTCTGGTGTCCCTTCACCTCTGCTAGCTTCTTGTGTGGTACATTGTGGTACCATATCTATTTCGAAATATAATCATGTAAACATATCAGCCTCATGTAATCTACTAGTGTCATGCTTTAATGAACTTCTTCACAAGTATTTACGAAagagaataaataaattgatttttttttcatattagttAAGCTAACTTATGCACCTAAATATATTGGATGTatctttcaataaaaaaatcacctTATCTCTGCTGTTAGGCCACTCGATGGGCGTTTTGTAACCTTTGGGAAGTGGCACCAGACAAGTAGGAGGGTCCTCAGGGCAATGCCTTTCCCTGTGTTCGTAGTGTTTTGTGGTACGCAACTGTTTCAAAGCCTTTTCATTGTCCAAACACGGTATATAATCTTCATTCGCAGTGACATTGCAGAGGTACCATGTGTGATCTTCAAGTTTCTCTTCACTGTTTGATTCAACCTTCtgtcttttgttttctttctgtGACTGAGCAGCTTGTGTTGACCACTGCTTCTTTGACTTGCCACCTTTCTTCTCTCCTTTTGGCTTCTGCCTTACCTCACCCACATCTTCTACTCTCTGGTTTTCAATATTCTCAGACACTTCCTTAGAACTTGTTTCCTTTAAAGCCGCCTCAGAGTCCTGTTGCAACAtgtctaatttaggatttgcttCAACCACGCCTTTGCCTTCTTGAAGTTGTTCCTTGTTTTCATCATCTTCCTCCGGTTTGGACCCTCGAGTGTCAAAACCTTGAACATCTTGCTGCTTTCCAATGCTCTGTTCCTGATTTTCCACCGCCGCCCCGGTGATTTCTTGgccccttttgtttttattagaaGCCTTGGTGATAGTTGGCCGAACTTTCTCAGGCTCAGCCATTTTCACATCACTATCTGCACCAGCTTCGTGCATCACGGAAACTTGCTCCTTTTGAGTTAAAGAGCTTTCCTCGGACAGCTGCGCGTCCATGCTGGCAATGATGTGCTGTTTTTGTGACTCATCGTCGGGATTCTTTTCATCAGATTTTATGGCATCATCTGGAAGATGACCAGGGTTGTCCCCAAAGACAGAAGAGGAACCGTCTTTTCTCTTTTCTGCAATTTTTGCAGCAATTTTTGAAGCAATTTCATGGGAGGTGGTAGAGAGTTCATCATTGGTGGTTGCAGAGGTATCAAGGGACATTCTGGTTGCAATGTCTTCATCGCTCTGCGTTACCGACTTGGAGGTTAACATCCACACGCCAAAAACACATAGTGCAATGAACACAAATATTGTCAAGGTTGATACGTAAGATGGTGATGATGATCTCTTCCGTGTTTTAAAAAGTGCCATAACagaatgtgtgtgtgtgtgtctgtTGAAAGGCAAATTATGCAATGGGTCCAAATTTATTAAAGAAGATGCTGAAAATGGGTGATCTGCATGGCGTTAGAGAGATTGAAAGTGAGGGAGATGTTGAAATGAAGATGGTAAGAAAGAGTAGGAAATATTGTAATCGTTGTAATGAGGGATGATCCAAAAGAGTAGGAATAGGAAATCTGTTAAGAAAGTTTGGTTGATATCTATGAACTTGGCAACATAAAGAAGCGACGTGAGGCTTTACTCTCTTCTTCTATTTTAACCATACTTTAGCCTTTGTTTTAGGAGCTTTTTTTgtctttgtctttgtttttgttttaaaagacaTAAAACTAATTAAACTGTAGTTTCAGAATAAACTGAAGGTTTGTCCACCAACAAAACAATTTGGCCGAGACTGAAGGATCCTACAAAGGCGTTTtgaattaacaaaaataaattgaatgttacttcaaactattttttatttattcaacgagtcttataattttttaaaaatgaaatattaattgtttttaatttagatctactacaaaattatataagtaACAAGTAACACGTACTgtcattaaaataattattattaatttaatgtatttaaaatttatttcaatttgaaAATAGTATATTCATGTTTTTTAGTAAAAtacgtatttttgtattttaattttaatctatcttctctaaaaaaattataaaaatggaaTGAATgactaaaattataataaacagAAATAATCTAAGGGAATTTGAATTCAATATGTCGTGCTATACCTAGCACCGAGTCACTTTCGTCCCTAATTTTCTAGAATATTTCCCATATTAGTCTCTAAATTGAAATATGTTAGTTAAACCAACAATCCCACTGGttcaaactaaaataataatattaacattattcaaaatttaaataacaatattaacatatatttgaaaacttaaataataatgttaacaTACATTTCAAGACTAAAATTATACTATACAATTTAGTTTTGAGACTTATTTGTCCtcctaaaatattatttaatacttttcttaatttcaaaaactaatattaaaaaattttacCATCACAAACTAACGTGTCCATTTACTCATGCCCGATTATAATCATGGTTCTATTGTCCTTTATttgcatgatttttttttataaatatttcagtTCAGGCGGAAgggtatgaaaaatatttctgGGCTCTAAATTTTCGAGGTGTAAATTTTTTACCTCTTTTCAAAAAATGTTATAAGAAgaatatttatgtttaaaacACGAGGTAGGTTGTGAAGAGAAAAAAAGGAGTGTAAATAGAATTGTCCAAATTGAAAACCCCTGAGTTTTTCCAGCAGGCTGCTTTTTCCTGGATCTCCATACGTTCTGGCAACGACcgcttcttcctacacctccagaCATTCTGGTCTCATCCCTATATCAAATGTGAAATACCTTTTTATCCTTTTTGTGTCATCCTATACATAATctagaatatatttttggatCCAGAAgtgttatttaaatttatgaaatctggaagtctttttagatttgagataagtctatggattatgtaatcagGAAACTAATCACCCATTTGAAAAAGatttctagattacataattcggaagttgATCTCAATCCAGAAAAGAtttccaaattatataatccggaagctaatcaaatatctaaaaaaaaaaggcttccagattatataatctagaaACTAATCTCATATATAGGAAAGACTTATAGATTATGTAATGTAGAAGCCAATCAAAAaaggcttccggattacataatccataagccAATTATAAAAGATTTCTatattacataatctaaaatattaaaaaaatgatatttttgaaataaaaaaacttatgaaATGACAGAAGAAAGAAAGGATGAAGGTACAATAAGAAGTCTCTGGCAACACCTCATAGTAAATGTAATAATAGCCTTTTGTTcttcaggaaaaaaaaaaaaaaaaaacctaaaactCCACACACCTTTTTCACCTTATTTCTTCTTCCGTTTTATTTCACTGCAATACTTCCAAGCCACCTCCAGCACTCCATTTGTAcaaggtttttttttctttacataaTTTGGGAGCGTTTGACAATCTATTTGTGGTTCgtgaaaaaaaattagtttttaagttGTATTTCACTCGTTTCTGGTTTGTCACTGATTTGatcatttctttttttttaaaaaaaaaaaacattctgcattacataatttgaaagaCATTTTCGGATTCAGAAGTATTGTAAAATCTAtaagaatttttaaaaacaatatattatggattatataatttaaaaacttcTTCTAAATCTGAAAATAGCTTCCGtattatgtaattcaaaatatatttttttaaaatgttattctaaattacataatccataaatCCTTTTTGGATTTAGATTAGCTTTCCGATTACGTAATAGTTACACATTTcctatattttaacttttttacaaAAAGGTAATTTTTGAATAAAAACTTTTGGGATACTGCAAGATGGAGGAGCAGGGAGAAGAAGCTTTCCCATCAACATCAGCTTCTTAAggcaattacttcctgcacctTATCAAATTTGAACCTGCACCACATTTTTATGTGGAACTATACAATAATGCCCTTAAATAAAAAGAATGTACGgatgaaaatacattttgaatccatttttttagaatatgtttttggatttttttttttaattccaaaattaCTTTTCAGAATgggattttgaattttttaatttccagaatgtattttttcCAATTCTATATTTTCGTTTTCAGAATGAAgcacacttttaaaaaaatttaaaatgtgtaGGGTCCAGGTTTAAAAggttgggtgtaggaagaatttgccgCTTCTTAAATACTACCCATTGGGCCCATAACGAAAGTACCCATTGCCAACCAAGTACTTTAATCTACCATTTTGGGTTcaaattgaataataataagGCAGTTTATTCCAtttgtaaaattgttttacTTCATTAAGATTGAAGGGTTACCCTTCTTCAATCAAATGGGTATAAAGTATAATGATTTGAAACATGTGAATTAAGAATCACTATTATTATACTTCAACATATAATAAAGTCACTTTTACACACCAAACACAATCTGGAAAATATAACtataaaatacataatttgacttagtgtatttttttatggacACAAAGTGTTGAGATATAAACAGGACCATCTGTAgcataattttaattcaatttcatCTTACTTTATCCCCTTCTTTTAGGTTCACTTTATTTGTTCAAAAGTGTGATATCAGATACGCATAGTTCTGTGTTTaactttgaaaataattataaacaatACAAATCAACttgataaatgaataaaatttatttattcttatataGTAAATCATTGGAAAGATTCTTTTATTCATAACAATGGACGAATCAAAAGTTGTCTTCTATTTTGAATGTTTATAAATGTAGTATTTCTTCCCATGATGTACTAAACACAttcttaacattttttttatatttttttgttttaccattagaaaatattaaagcAATTAATTACCATATTGTAAGCACCGAACATCATTGCTGTTACAGCTTAAATTTTTCCTAGTAGTCTTAGACAGATTAAGTTGCCAGTAATCAAAATTGTACAAAGTTTGGTTATGCTTACTCCAACTTTTACGTATTTAAGAGAGagcatgagaaaaaaaaatgagaaaaactttattttttttatcatttacagAAAAATATCCAAACAGAACCACTTTTTTCACTTAACATTAATGCTCAcgtttatatttttcttaatttacgaatattttttaataaattataagtaTGCTATAAGTGTGCGTATAATTTGTTTCTTTGCCTGAAGCTAATTGTTTTTAGTGAAAAGAGAGTTGGTCTTTCATTTTGAACAAAGATATAATTTGATTGAGTACATCTGATTTATCTGATTTGATGGATGAAAGAGTTTTTGTGTTCAGGAAGTTTTCATTGGATTATTGTGATCCgatgatattttatttgttgtgagtTAAATTACTTTgatatagttatttattttcaaataatttgtcGGATTGTTCTGATCACTTTTTTTAAAGTGATTTGTATAGCTTTGTTATGATGATCGTTTGATTTCGGAGATAATGATTTTGTATAACTTTGATTTGATGATAGTTTGATTTCAGATAGTGATTCTGCATAGCTTGAATCCAATGATCCTTTGACCTCATATAGCAATTTTGTATAGCTTTAATTTGATAATTGTTTCATCTCGAATAACAATTATGCATATCTTTAATCTTATGATTGTTTGATACTAGATAATGATTatgtatagtttttttttcaacgATTGTTTGATCTTGGCCCACAATGGTTCTAATGATCATTCGATCTTGGTTAGTGATTTTGATCCTATAACCGTTTGATCTTGGATAGACATTATTATTCCAATGATTGTTTGATCCCAGACAATgattatgtataaattttttcCAATCACCATTTGGTCTTAGATAACAATTGTTCCAATTATCGTTTAATCTCATATAGACATTGTTATATCGATGATTGTTTTCTCTCGTTGAGTGTTCTTTCTATACCATTTGACCTTTGATAGTAATTGTTCTAATGATTATTTGATCTCAAATATATAATGTTGTTTTGAAGATCATTTGATCTCGGCGAGTGTTTTTTCTTGGACGATTTGGTCTTTGATAACAATTGTGTTGGAAATCTCAAGGATCCCTACttaaagtgtttgatgaagccatgaTTGAAGTCTTGAGTGAAGACCATGTGTCTAGGTATCTTAGGTTTTATTTTGGTTGTCTTCATTTATCTTTTTCCTTCAGGAATGATGAAGGGTCCaagaacaaaataatttttcaattggttaaaatatattttaattggttaaaaaatattttaaatcgattaaaaatgttttaaactagttataattttgttttctaaaaagttcATTTCTTTAATCTGTTATCTCTCAAatcaattgattaaaaatactaaattgttttagattttttttaatatgttttacctctgaaaaaacatattttaatatgtaaGATATCAAgtattttaagtttaaatacattccttttaagaaaaattgttttgacaCAAACAACTTCTTTTGAGTAAAATCAgtatattgttttgtttttcaaccaattgattttacTGACAATAcccttttctattttaatttttttttctgttttagcTTTTATAAAAGGGTGAGTTTGTTTTCTGAAAAAGCTTCTGAATATTGCTTACACAAAATACACTTTTACAATTTGTGAGAATAAAGAGTAAGTTGTTTTTGGAAGAATTAGTCTTTGTTGATATTTGAGTGTTCTTGGTGCCTAATTTTCATCATCCAACTAGAGGTCAAAGGTTCTTCAAAGTGCTATTGTGAATTGGGAGATCCCTTTATATATCTTGGTTCATAATCAAGGTGAATTCGTTCCTTTTCATTACTATTCTGTAATTTTGTGTGTGTAAGTGCCAAGATAGGGTTTCGTGGTGGGAATCACAACTGTAACAGGGTTTTGCAGTGGGTGGTtggttcttgtagtgttcaagaactatTTTGTTGTTCTTTTGTAAAAGAATTTTGGTGATTTAGTTAATTTCATCTTGGTGTGAGGTGGGACTAAATGTAGCTTTGTtgtgagtgaaccaatataaaattttgGTTTCCTTTAAGCTTTCTTTATCaatgtactttattttattttttttgcataattgttcttactagttaaaatcaatcgattgttttcaaaatcaattagtatttttttatctgTAGATCTGTCTGACTTTCTGATTTGAATAAAACTGATGGGCTAAGCAAATATGTGTGGAACATTATGGACAAATTTTGTTTGTATACACTTGCATTCATTATTGGGTTTACAAGTTGTTTGAATAAAAAAGGTTCTTTAAAAGTGTGTTTGAATTTGTTGGATTCTTCATTGGTTCTTGAAAGCTGCAAAATCTATTTTTGTTACTGTATCCGAAAAAAAGTTTGTTGTTTTCAACTATAATATGTCGaaattaattatgaaatttatttcttaaaatagatttaaattttttctaagTGTGTTCTTGATTGACAATTTTGTGCTTTAAGAATTGTGTGCTCAGAtatttcaatcagttgtttttgataaaaataaattcatttttctgaattaaaaacttaatgactttttacggcaagtacaccgcgtttgtcagaagtaataattgtccctaaggacagaTATCGATTCCACAAGGAACATTAAATTATtaagtacaatattcgctaaatataataatataacaataaaaagagtttatAAGTGATTGTGTTGgtactgatcaataagaaaacaaacaaagaattagttgcttcaattggaaaaatagggattaggtttcatctctcccactctcatgtattttgatcagcatgttaatattgagttctttgattgaaattgatgcccgtagaaaattcatttataccgatctctcgcatataaaatccttaagaatgtttcctaaatatcgatctctcgcatatttataaaaacaacttagaatcacactcagacgttaatgacaattaacatttcaagtctatccctagcactcaaatatgttaagtattgatgtttaggtccaaaccctaaaaatacctctcggtcagatttaagattttcaatttgtcacggaaagttaaaagtaaaacaacaataccaataatcaatcaagaactgaatattaatatataagatatcacctcaatacataagagtttgagcagattactctcaatcccaaagggtagaattagctacgcatacttctagcaccttccattctcccaattggttacaattcactctatggtgtt
The sequence above is a segment of the Phaseolus vulgaris cultivar G19833 chromosome 2, P. vulgaris v2.0, whole genome shotgun sequence genome. Coding sequences within it:
- the LOC137811500 gene encoding probable methyltransferase PMT27, which encodes MALFKTRKRSSSPSYVSTLTIFVFIALCVFGVWMLTSKSVTQSDEDIATRMSLDTSATTNDELSTTSHEIASKIAAKIAEKRKDGSSSVFGDNPGHLPDDAIKSDEKNPDDESQKQHIIASMDAQLSEESSLTQKEQVSVMHEAGADSDVKMAEPEKVRPTITKASNKNKRGQEITGAAVENQEQSIGKQQDVQGFDTRGSKPEEDDENKEQLQEGKGVVEANPKLDMLQQDSEAALKETSSKEVSENIENQRVEDVGEVRQKPKGEKKGGKSKKQWSTQAAQSQKENKRQKVESNSEEKLEDHTWYLCNVTANEDYIPCLDNEKALKQLRTTKHYEHRERHCPEDPPTCLVPLPKGYKTPIEWPNSRDKIWYHNVPHKKLAEVKGHQNWVKVTGEFLTFPGGGTQFINGALHYIDFVQRAEPSIAWGKHTRVVLDVGCGVGSFGGFLFERDVIAMSFAPKDEHEAQVQFALERGIPAISAVMGSQRLPFPSRVFDLVHCARCRVPWHSDGGMLLLELNRLLRPGGHFVWSATPVYQKLEEDVEIWKEMTILTKSICWELVTINKDELNRVGAAVYRKPTTNECYDQREQSEPPLCKDDDDPNAAWYVPLQACIHRVPVDKNERGAKWPEAWPRRVNKPPYWLNNSQIGIYGKPAPQDFTADTNRWKNVVDELSNIGITWSNVRNVMDMRSIYGGFAAALRDLPVWVLNVVTVDTPDTLPVIYERGLFGIYHDWCESFSTYPRSYDLLHADNLFSKLKDRCKLTAVMAEVDRIIRPGGKLIVRDETSTLSEVETLLKSLHWEILFDKIKEGVLCAKRGKWRPESVAVS